The proteins below are encoded in one region of Microbispora sp. NBC_01189:
- a CDS encoding NUDIX hydrolase: protein MSVEDAANTEDAGNVDVGNVADVEESWNVVATTRHFAGRVISVRTDTVEMPGGVVADRDYVVHPGSVAVVALDDEDRVLLIRQYRHPMRRLMWELPAGIRDVPGEPLVECAARELAEEAAYRARTWHTLVDLATSPGMSDERIRIFLARDVEPIPDEENTYVREHEETDMPAVWIPLVTAVEKTLSGMIHNSPAVAGILAAYAASADGFKGLRPADAPEA, encoded by the coding sequence GTGAGCGTGGAGGACGCGGCGAACACGGAGGACGCGGGGAACGTGGACGTGGGGAACGTGGCGGACGTCGAGGAGTCCTGGAACGTCGTCGCCACCACCCGGCACTTCGCCGGGCGGGTCATCTCGGTGCGCACCGACACCGTGGAGATGCCCGGCGGCGTCGTCGCCGACCGCGACTACGTCGTCCACCCCGGCTCTGTCGCGGTGGTCGCGCTGGACGACGAGGACCGGGTGCTGCTGATCCGTCAGTACCGCCACCCGATGCGGCGCCTGATGTGGGAGCTCCCGGCCGGCATCCGCGACGTGCCGGGGGAGCCGCTGGTGGAGTGCGCGGCGCGCGAGCTCGCCGAGGAGGCCGCCTACCGGGCGCGCACGTGGCACACGCTGGTCGACCTCGCCACGTCGCCCGGCATGTCGGACGAGCGGATCCGGATCTTCCTCGCCCGCGACGTGGAGCCGATCCCCGACGAGGAGAACACCTACGTGCGCGAGCACGAGGAGACCGACATGCCGGCGGTCTGGATTCCCCTGGTCACGGCGGTGGAGAAGACGCTGAGCGGAATGATCCACAATTCTCCCGCCGTCGCCGGTATCCTCGCGGCGTACGCTGCTTCCGCCGACGGATTCAAGGGCCTTCGTCCCGCCGACGCGCCGGAGGCATGA
- a CDS encoding site-specific tyrosine recombinase XerD translates to MLSSYLAHLAVERGLSANTLASYRRDLRRYVQYLRARGLETFGQVAEADVVAFLAALREGDDDHPALVASSAARAVSAVRGLHRFALREGVAGHDPAHEVRPPRQLRRLPKAITVAEVERLIAACGPEDAPLALRNRALLEVLYGTGARISEAVGLAVDDVPAGHAGDRHHDHDHDHDHDQVRLRGKGGRTRIVPLGRFAGRALDAYLVRARPGLAAHGRGTSALFLNARGGRLTRQGAWEVLQVAAERAGLSGVSPHMLRHSFATHLLDGGADVRVVQELLGHASVTTTQVYTLVTVDKLREVYAAAHPRALH, encoded by the coding sequence GTGCTGTCCAGCTACCTCGCCCACCTGGCGGTGGAACGGGGGCTGTCTGCCAACACGCTCGCGTCCTACCGGCGTGACCTGCGCCGATACGTCCAGTATCTCCGGGCGCGCGGGCTGGAGACGTTCGGGCAGGTCGCCGAGGCGGACGTGGTCGCCTTCCTCGCCGCGCTGCGGGAGGGCGACGACGACCACCCTGCCCTCGTCGCCAGTTCGGCCGCCCGCGCCGTGTCGGCCGTACGCGGGCTGCACCGCTTCGCGCTGCGGGAGGGCGTGGCCGGGCACGACCCGGCGCACGAGGTGCGCCCGCCGCGGCAGCTCCGCAGGCTCCCCAAGGCGATCACGGTGGCGGAGGTGGAGCGGCTCATCGCCGCGTGCGGGCCGGAGGACGCCCCGCTCGCCCTGCGCAACCGGGCGCTGCTGGAGGTCCTGTACGGCACCGGCGCCCGGATCTCCGAGGCGGTGGGGCTGGCGGTGGACGACGTGCCCGCGGGCCACGCAGGGGACCGCCACCATGACCACGACCACGACCACGACCACGACCAGGTGCGGCTGCGCGGCAAGGGCGGGCGGACCAGGATCGTGCCCCTCGGCCGCTTCGCCGGCCGGGCGCTCGACGCGTACCTGGTCAGGGCGCGGCCCGGGCTCGCCGCGCACGGCCGGGGGACCTCCGCGCTGTTCCTCAACGCGCGGGGCGGGCGGCTGACCCGGCAGGGCGCGTGGGAGGTACTGCAGGTGGCGGCGGAACGGGCCGGGCTTTCCGGCGTATCGCCGCACATGTTGCGACATTCGTTCGCAACCCACCTCCTCGACGGCGGAGCCGACGTTAGGGTTGTCCAGGAACTGCTCGGCCACGCCTCGGTGACCACCACGCAGGTGTACACCCTGGTGACGGTCGACAAGCTCCGCGAGGTCTACGCGGCGGCGCATCCCCGCGCCCTGCATTGA